The DNA region GTGCGCGTCGAGACCTACGCCGAGGCGGTCGAGCTGGTCAACGCCAACGCCTACGGCAACGGCACCGCGATCTTCACGCGCGACGGCGGCACGGCCCGGCAGTACGAGTTCGACATCGAGGTCGGCATGGTCGGCGTCAACGTGCCGATCCCGGTGCCGATCGGCGCCTACTCGTTCGGCGGATGGAAGGACTCGCTGTTCGGAGACTCCCACATCTACGGTCCCGAGTCGGTGCACTTCTACACACGCTCCAAGGTCGTCACCACCCGGTGGCCCGACCACACGCCCTCCCAGGTCGACCTGGGCTTCCCGAGCAACCACTGACGAGGAGCGACCACGATGATTAACTTCACCGACCGCCACGGCGTCTCGCACCCGCTCCCCGCGCCCGAGGCCGAAGCGCAGGTGCGTGCGGACGACCGCGGCCACGTGTTCCATTCCTGGAGCGCGCAGGGCCTGATCGATCCGCTTCCCGTCGCCGCGGGCGAGGGCTCGACGTTCTGGGACTACCAGGGCAACGCGTACCTCGACTTCTCGAGCCAGCTCGTGAACCTGAACCTGGGGCACCAGCATCCCGACCTGGTTGCGGCGATCCAACAGCAGGCCGGGCGTCTCGCGACGATCCAGCCCGCGATCGCCAACGACGTGCGCGGGGAACTCGCGCGTCTGATCGCCGAGGTCGCGCCGGAAGGTCTTGAGAAGGTGTTCTTCACCAACGGCGGCGCCGAGGCCAACGAGTATGCGGTGCGCATGGCCCGCCAGTTCACCGGCCGTCGCAAGGTGCTGTCGATGTACCGCAGCTACCACGGCTCCACATCGACCGCGATCTCGCTCACCGGCGACCCGCGGCGTTGGGCGAACGACACCGTCGACTCCGGCGCCGTGCGCTTCTTCGGACCGTACCTGTACCGCTCGCCGTTCCACGCCGAGACCCCGGAGCAGGAGTCCGAACGAGCACTCGCGCATCTCGAGCAGACGATCCAGCTCGAGGGACCGCAGACGATCGCGGCGATCATCATCGAGACGGTCGTCGGCACCAACGGCGTGCTGGTGCCGCCGCCCGGATATCTGCAGGGCGTGCGCGCGCTGTGCGACCGCTACGGCATCGTCTACATCGCCGACGAGGTCATGGTGGGATTCGGGCGACTGGGCGAATGGTTCGGCATCGACGCGTTCGACGCCAGCCCCGACCTGATCACCTTCGCGAAGGGCGTGAACTCGGGCTACGTGCCCCTCGGCGGCGTGGTGATCTCCGACCGCATCGCCAGCGCCTTCGACACGATGCCCTTCGCCG from Microbacterium sp. SY138 includes:
- a CDS encoding aspartate aminotransferase family protein; protein product: MINFTDRHGVSHPLPAPEAEAQVRADDRGHVFHSWSAQGLIDPLPVAAGEGSTFWDYQGNAYLDFSSQLVNLNLGHQHPDLVAAIQQQAGRLATIQPAIANDVRGELARLIAEVAPEGLEKVFFTNGGAEANEYAVRMARQFTGRRKVLSMYRSYHGSTSTAISLTGDPRRWANDTVDSGAVRFFGPYLYRSPFHAETPEQESERALAHLEQTIQLEGPQTIAAIIIETVVGTNGVLVPPPGYLQGVRALCDRYGIVYIADEVMVGFGRLGEWFGIDAFDASPDLITFAKGVNSGYVPLGGVVISDRIASAFDTMPFAGGLTYSGHPLACAAGVATFEVFRRDGILERVRDLGERVVGPTVRSWAEKHPSVGDVRGLGLFWAVELVRDQATREPLVPFNASGADAAPMGAFAAAAKKAGVWPFTHFNRMHVAPPLVISEEDLVRGLTVLDEALSVADEAAAG